A single window of Hylaeus volcanicus isolate JK05 chromosome 8, UHH_iyHylVolc1.0_haploid, whole genome shotgun sequence DNA harbors:
- the LOC128881324 gene encoding rab-like protein 6 — translation MLSAFKRLAGKSDGVGNVSLRPTHQSMPTTLQRKFSKGVQYNMKIIIKGDRNVGKTCLFHRLQGQKFIEEYIPTEEIQVTSIQWNYKATDDIVKVEVWDVVDKGRPRKKLEGLKMDNSPSENIIEEPALDAEFLDVYKGTNGVIIMMDITKSWTFDYIQRELPKIPSHIPVIVLGNHCDMAHHRTVTADHVTYFIDSLHERSAQVRYAESSMRNSFGLKLLHKFFNLPFLQLQRETLLKQLETNEEETCLTIQELDLFQDSDDADYNKFLDNLVNRRRAIADSVSASILVPNVTSSLSSHQISSSNGNTNVNAEVRRSVSMPGPIGGGTPIPVKNIDLKSPPKKENIMNALENQGVLIKNSQTASALSTTQAMSKTDSKMAELLNDNSDRRDSIGKPQSLMSKIFGNKKEDEVDKVVHINSTNTNTPLTSVEDFVPDDGLLDRSFLDDSQISPQKVQHEELDSESDTETANPLVAGYEDDLSSTEETTPPVQPKLAENPLSKQKHKRDAVLNAEINPEKLRQTDKRDSVSSIEQELQISNNFDISEQQEISSDAFDSWLRRDSKWRQSPEGGEDVSSNSMRKDRLELSDKSLDVSVTSSNVHLELLDNTSVRHMSSDGGSPVLKEKKKHKEKTEDKEKKKKKKAKDKDKDKDKTDKAEKKKKRSLHRSRDENRERDELEEFLNGSATRIGVDVAYEAI, via the exons ATGTTATCTGCATTTAAAAGATTAGCTGGAAAATCTGATGGAGTTGGCAATGTATCTCTTAGACCAACTCATCAATCGATGCCAACAACATTACAAAGAAAGTTTTCCAAAGGTGTACAGTATAACA tgaaaattattataaaaggtGATAGAAATGTGGGAAAGACATGTTTATTTCATAGACTTCAAGGCCAAAAATTTATAGAAGAATATATACCAACAGAAGAAATACAAGTGACCAGCATTCAATGGAATTATAAAGCTACTGATGACATTGTTAAAGTGGAAGTTTGGGATGTGGTAGATAAAGGCAgaccaagaaaaaaattggaagGACTGAAAATGGATAATTCGCCATCTGAAAACATTATTGAAGAACCCGCATTGGATGCAGAATTTCTTGATGTGTATAAAGGGACCAATGGTGTTATTATTATGATGGACATAACAAAATCCTGGACATTTGATTATATACAAAGAGAACTTCCAAAAATACCTAGCCATATTCCAGTTATTGTTTTAGGAAATCATTGTGATATGGCACATCATAGGACAGTCACAGCAGACCATGTGACATACTTTATCGATTCATTACATGAAAGATCGGCGCAA GTAAGATATGCAGAATCATCTATGAGAAATAGCTTTGGATTAAAACTTTTGCACAAATTCTTCAATCTTCCATTTCTTCAACTACAACGAGAAACACTTTTGAAACAACTTGAAACCAATGAAGAAGAAACTTGTTTGACAATACAAGAACTTGACCTCTTTCAAGATAGTGACGACGCtgattataacaaatttttggaTAATCTTGTTAACAGAAGAAGAGCCATTGCGGACTCTGTCTCTGCCAGTATTCTAGTCCCTAATGTTACATCTTCTCTAAGCAGTCATCAAATATCATCCTCTAATGgtaatacaaatgtaaatgCTGAAGTTAGGAGATCAGTTTCAATGCCTGGCCCCATAGGAGGTGGAACACCTATTCCAGtgaaaaatatagatttaaAATCACCAccaaagaaggaaaatattatgaatgcTTTAGAGAATCAAGGAGTTCTTATTAAAAACTCACAGACTGCATCGGCATTATCAACCACACAAGCTATGTCAAAGACAGATTCTAAGATGGCggaattattaaatgataattCCGATAGAAGAGACTCAATTGGCAAACCACAATCGCTTATGTCAAAAATATTTGGTAATAAAAAGGAAGATGAAGTGGACAAAGTAGTACATATTAATAGCACGAATACAAACACACCATTAACTAGTGTTGAAGATTTCGTACCGGACGATGGTCTTTTAGATCGATCATTCTTAGATGACAGTCAAATTTCGCCACAGAAAGTACAGCATGAAGAGCTAGATTCTGAAAG tGATACTGAAACTGCAAATCCTTTGGTTGCTGGTTACGAGGATGATTTATCATCAACTGAAGAAACGACACCTCCTGTTCAGCCAAAATTAGCTGAGAATCCTTTATCCAAACAAAAACACAAACGCGATGCTGTATTGAACGCAGAAATAAATCCAGAAAAACTACGTCAAACTGACAAGCGTGATTCTGTTTCGTCTATAGAGCAAGAATTgcaaatatcgaataatttcgaTATAAGTGAACAGCAGGAAATTAGTTCAGATGCATTCGATAGTTGGCTTCGACGTGATTCTAAATGGAGACAAAGTCCCGAAGGTGGTGAAGATGTGAGCAGCAACAGTATGAGGAAAGACAGGCTAGAATTAAGTGATAAAAGTTTAGACGTGAGTGTCACAAGTTCTAATGTTCATCTAGAATTACTTGACAATACTAGTGTACGGCATATGAGTTCTGATGGTGGGAGCCctgtattaaaagaaaagaaaaagcacAAAGAAAAG acggaagac
- the LOC128881326 gene encoding histone-lysine N-methyltransferase SMYD3-like isoform X2, with amino-acid sequence MSINENPIKKGTTIFTGKPFAYVLSSKFRTDRCDYCLKSGKLLKCSACQCVFYCNRSCQQSGWRIHNTECANLKRISPKVVPDVARLMARIIIKLNQGKGEEMGYYSETNYRKFKDLMSHYSDIKKDEKRMDHFICLCGVLFDYLRDVPLPNSAELIGIYGRICINSFSIFDQNMTTIGVGIYLGPSIIDHSCAPNAVAIFEGTTVIIRTIEDLPCLDWSQIRISYIDILKTTKDRREVLQSSYYFWCTCKRCEQPDVMAEAAKCPNKSCMHPCPSDADICQKCSAQFSDKFKETFDEVSDFTAYHLQNMKNMAYLDISKMCLKKQEGILHPLNVQHVQTLQSAFDSAISLQHWEEAEFYGRKLINAYLAYYGEIHPFTGILYFMIGKIQLQLEKSKQAMEALEKANLVLTITHGKKHTLLRENLELKLSIMVNKSFSIY; translated from the exons ATGAGCATAAATGAAAATCCCATTAAAAAAGGAACTACTATATTTACTGGTAAACCATTCGCTTATGTTCTAAGTTCAAAATTCAGAACTGATCGATGCGATTATTGTCTTAAAAG TGGAAAACTATTAAAATGCTCTGCATGTCAATGCGTTTTTTATTGTAACCGATCATGTCAACAAAGTGGTTGGCGCATACACAATACAGAATgtgcaaatttaaaaagaatttcgcCAAAAGTTGTGCCAGATGTGGCACGACTCATGGCTcgtataattataaaactgAATCAAGGTAAAGGTGAAGAGATGGGATATTATAGTGAAACAAATTACAGGAAATTTAAAGATCTAATGTCCC ATTATTCTGATATAAAAAAGGATGAAAAAAGAATGGATCATTTTATATGTCTGTGTGGTGTTCTATTTGACTATCTTAGAGATGTTCCTCTGCCAAATTCTGCAGAATTAATAGGAATTTATGGCAGAATATGTATCAACTCTTTTAGTATATTTGATCAGAATATGACTACTATTGGtgttggaatttatttagGACCATCTATCATAGACCATAGTTGTGCACCAAATGCTGTAGCCATTTTTGAAGGAACTACCGTAATAATCAGAACAATAGAAGATCTTCCTTGTTTAGATTGGTCTCAG ataaGAATATCATATATTGACATACTTAAAACAACAAAGGATCGACGTGAAGTGTTACAAagttcttattatttttggtGTACCTGCAAACGATGCGAACAACCAGATGTAATGGCAGAAGCTGCTAAGTGTCCTAATAAATCTTGCATGCATCCTTGTCCTTCTGATGCAGACATATGTCAAAAATGTAGTGCACAGTTTTCAGACAAATTCAAAGAAACCTTTGATGAAGTATCTGATTTTACTGCATATCATTTACAAAACATGAAGAATATGGCTT ATCTAGATATAAGCAAGATGTGCCTCAAGAAACAAGAAGGTATTTTACATCCTCTTAATGTACAGCATGTGCAAACTTTGCAAAGTGCTTTTGATTCAGCTATAAGTTTGCAACATTGGGAAGAAGCAGAATTCTATGGCAGGAAGCTTATTAATGCCTATTT aGCATATTATGGAGAAATACATCCATTCACTGGAATATTGTACTTTATGAttggaaaaatacaattacagCTGGAAAAATCAAAGCAGGCTATGGAAGCATTAGAAAAAGCAAATTTAGTGTTAACAATAACACATGGAAAAAAGCATACTTTGTTAAGAGAAAATTTAGAGCTCAAACTAAGTATTATGGtcaataaatcattttctatttactaA
- the LOC128881326 gene encoding histone-lysine N-methyltransferase SMYD3-like isoform X3 — MARIIIKLNQGKGEEMGYYSETNYRKFKDLMSHYSDIKKDEKRMDHFICLCGVLFDYLRDVPLPNSAELIGIYGRICINSFSIFDQNMTTIGVGIYLGPSIIDHSCAPNAVAIFEGTTVIIRTIEDLPCLDWSQIRISYIDILKTTKDRREVLQSSYYFWCTCKRCEQPDVMAEAAKCPNKSCMHPCPSDADICQKCSAQFSDKFKETFDEVSDFTAYHLQNMKNMAYLDISKMCLKKQEGILHPLNVQHVQTLQSAFDSAISLQHWEEAEFYGRKLINAYLAYYGEIHPFTGILYFMIGKIQLQLEKSKQAMEALEKANLVLTITHGKKHTLLRENLELKLSIMVNKSFSIY, encoded by the exons ATGGCTcgtataattataaaactgAATCAAGGTAAAGGTGAAGAGATGGGATATTATAGTGAAACAAATTACAGGAAATTTAAAGATCTAATGTCCC ATTATTCTGATATAAAAAAGGATGAAAAAAGAATGGATCATTTTATATGTCTGTGTGGTGTTCTATTTGACTATCTTAGAGATGTTCCTCTGCCAAATTCTGCAGAATTAATAGGAATTTATGGCAGAATATGTATCAACTCTTTTAGTATATTTGATCAGAATATGACTACTATTGGtgttggaatttatttagGACCATCTATCATAGACCATAGTTGTGCACCAAATGCTGTAGCCATTTTTGAAGGAACTACCGTAATAATCAGAACAATAGAAGATCTTCCTTGTTTAGATTGGTCTCAG ataaGAATATCATATATTGACATACTTAAAACAACAAAGGATCGACGTGAAGTGTTACAAagttcttattatttttggtGTACCTGCAAACGATGCGAACAACCAGATGTAATGGCAGAAGCTGCTAAGTGTCCTAATAAATCTTGCATGCATCCTTGTCCTTCTGATGCAGACATATGTCAAAAATGTAGTGCACAGTTTTCAGACAAATTCAAAGAAACCTTTGATGAAGTATCTGATTTTACTGCATATCATTTACAAAACATGAAGAATATGGCTT ATCTAGATATAAGCAAGATGTGCCTCAAGAAACAAGAAGGTATTTTACATCCTCTTAATGTACAGCATGTGCAAACTTTGCAAAGTGCTTTTGATTCAGCTATAAGTTTGCAACATTGGGAAGAAGCAGAATTCTATGGCAGGAAGCTTATTAATGCCTATTT aGCATATTATGGAGAAATACATCCATTCACTGGAATATTGTACTTTATGAttggaaaaatacaattacagCTGGAAAAATCAAAGCAGGCTATGGAAGCATTAGAAAAAGCAAATTTAGTGTTAACAATAACACATGGAAAAAAGCATACTTTGTTAAGAGAAAATTTAGAGCTCAAACTAAGTATTATGGtcaataaatcattttctatttactaA
- the LOC128881326 gene encoding histone-lysine N-methyltransferase SMYD3-like isoform X1, which yields MRIQNGYKRLPVATGTTILTAKPFAYVLRSLYRNERCDHCLQSGKLLKCSACQCVFYCNRSCQQSGWRIHNTECANLKRISPKVVPDVARLMARIIIKLNQGKGEEMGYYSETNYRKFKDLMSHYSDIKKDEKRMDHFICLCGVLFDYLRDVPLPNSAELIGIYGRICINSFSIFDQNMTTIGVGIYLGPSIIDHSCAPNAVAIFEGTTVIIRTIEDLPCLDWSQIRISYIDILKTTKDRREVLQSSYYFWCTCKRCEQPDVMAEAAKCPNKSCMHPCPSDADICQKCSAQFSDKFKETFDEVSDFTAYHLQNMKNMAYLDISKMCLKKQEGILHPLNVQHVQTLQSAFDSAISLQHWEEAEFYGRKLINAYLAYYGEIHPFTGILYFMIGKIQLQLEKSKQAMEALEKANLVLTITHGKKHTLLRENLELKLSIMVNKSFSIY from the exons atgagaatacAAAATGGATATAAACGATTGCCCGTCGCTACAGGAACTACTATTTTAACTGCAAAACCTTTTGCTTACGTTTTACGATCTTTATATCGCAATGAAAGATGTGACCATTGCTTGCAAAG TGGAAAACTATTAAAATGCTCTGCATGTCAATGCGTTTTTTATTGTAACCGATCATGTCAACAAAGTGGTTGGCGCATACACAATACAGAATgtgcaaatttaaaaagaatttcgcCAAAAGTTGTGCCAGATGTGGCACGACTCATGGCTcgtataattataaaactgAATCAAGGTAAAGGTGAAGAGATGGGATATTATAGTGAAACAAATTACAGGAAATTTAAAGATCTAATGTCCC ATTATTCTGATATAAAAAAGGATGAAAAAAGAATGGATCATTTTATATGTCTGTGTGGTGTTCTATTTGACTATCTTAGAGATGTTCCTCTGCCAAATTCTGCAGAATTAATAGGAATTTATGGCAGAATATGTATCAACTCTTTTAGTATATTTGATCAGAATATGACTACTATTGGtgttggaatttatttagGACCATCTATCATAGACCATAGTTGTGCACCAAATGCTGTAGCCATTTTTGAAGGAACTACCGTAATAATCAGAACAATAGAAGATCTTCCTTGTTTAGATTGGTCTCAG ataaGAATATCATATATTGACATACTTAAAACAACAAAGGATCGACGTGAAGTGTTACAAagttcttattatttttggtGTACCTGCAAACGATGCGAACAACCAGATGTAATGGCAGAAGCTGCTAAGTGTCCTAATAAATCTTGCATGCATCCTTGTCCTTCTGATGCAGACATATGTCAAAAATGTAGTGCACAGTTTTCAGACAAATTCAAAGAAACCTTTGATGAAGTATCTGATTTTACTGCATATCATTTACAAAACATGAAGAATATGGCTT ATCTAGATATAAGCAAGATGTGCCTCAAGAAACAAGAAGGTATTTTACATCCTCTTAATGTACAGCATGTGCAAACTTTGCAAAGTGCTTTTGATTCAGCTATAAGTTTGCAACATTGGGAAGAAGCAGAATTCTATGGCAGGAAGCTTATTAATGCCTATTT aGCATATTATGGAGAAATACATCCATTCACTGGAATATTGTACTTTATGAttggaaaaatacaattacagCTGGAAAAATCAAAGCAGGCTATGGAAGCATTAGAAAAAGCAAATTTAGTGTTAACAATAACACATGGAAAAAAGCATACTTTGTTAAGAGAAAATTTAGAGCTCAAACTAAGTATTATGGtcaataaatcattttctatttactaA